Genomic segment of Methanomassiliicoccales archaeon:
TTGCGAGCCTAGCCCCGCGCTTTCCCGGAGCCATGGAGAAAGCCGTGGACTATAAAGGCGATCTCGAGGAGTTTCGACGGTCGCTGCGCGCCCATGCCGCTATCGCCCGTGCTTTCGGCCCATACAGGATAAGTCTCCATTCAGGATCGGATAAATGGAGTCTTTATCCCATTTTGGCCGAGGAAACCGAAGGTTTTTGGCATGTGAAGACGGCGGGCACCAGTTATCTCATCGCCCTCGAAGTTTTGGCACGCGTTTCTCCTGCACTGTTTCGTGAGATTTTAGTTCTTGCTTTCGAACGATATCCTGCGGATCGCCAAAGCTATCATGTCAGCGCTGATCTTCACAGCCTGCCAGACTTTCAATCGCTGAAGGATTCGGATCTTTCTGAGCTCTTTAAAGACCCGAGAATTCGCCAAATTTTGCACGTGACATTCGGTTCGGTTTTACAGAAGTACGGTACGGATCTCAAATGCGAGCTTTTGGCCCATGAAGCAGAATACCATGAAGGGTTGGCCCAGCATTTAGGGCGCCACTTGCAAGCATTAGGAGTCACGCGCAATCGGTCAGGATAGCCCTTAGGGACAAATGTCCTCTTGACAAAGAGCTGTATATGATGTATTTTATTTTTGATGGAAGTAAAGACTTTAGCTGAGCGGGTGTATGATTACTTGCGAGATCGTATCACGAGTCTTGATTCAAAACCTGGGGAAAGGATTGACATTAAGAAAATTTCTCAAGAACTTTCAATAAGTCAAACTCCAATTCGTGAAGCTCTACACAAACTTGCTGAGCAAGGGCTTGTGGAAGTGAGGCCGTACGTAGGGTATTTCGTGACACAGCTTAGTCAGCGAGACATTCAGGAACTATTTGACCTTCGGAAATCATTGGAGATTTTGGCATTGCAATATGTTTGTCAAAATGCTAGCCACAAAGAAAAGGCTCAGGAACTTTTGGAAAGACTTAATGATCTTGAACAACACGGGTTCCCAGTTGAAGAAACACAAAAGTTTGACGAAGATTTTCATCTTGAATTCTTAATAAAAGGTGCTGGAAATAAATGGTTGCAAAAG
This window contains:
- a CDS encoding GntR family transcriptional regulator; protein product: MEVKTLAERVYDYLRDRITSLDSKPGERIDIKKISQELSISQTPIREALHKLAEQGLVEVRPYVGYFVTQLSQRDIQELFDLRKSLEILALQYVCQNASHKEKAQELLERLNDLEQHGFPVEETQKFDEDFHLEFLIKGAGNKWLQKFANGVMDLIKLTTRLSLNPKAACIEHREILLAINQNNVRKAVVALQAHLERAKRDALTKRG